A stretch of DNA from Anser cygnoides isolate HZ-2024a breed goose chromosome 23, Taihu_goose_T2T_genome, whole genome shotgun sequence:
GGCTGTGGGGGCTGCACCTGCAACAAGCAGGGTGCTGGTCAGAGCGTGCTCTGGCGTGCCGGTGCTTTTGGGTGCCGCAGGATCAGCAAAACGGGTAACAGGAGGCTTTCCGAGGGTGCTCTCCAGCCCCTGGAGACGGCTGTGTGAGTGCTGGCACTGCGGGAGGCTGTAAGAGCTTTGTTGTTCAGCGCTCCCCGCGCACAAGCAGCTGCTTCAGACACCGAAACAGAGGCAGCTGGTGAGGcctgcagctgtggggcagcgGTGGCAACAAGCGATCTCTTGCCAGTCTCCTTGTTGAGCACAAATGCCGGCGCCCACAGACCCGCAAGCGCAGCTCGATCTTGTGCAGCCTCTTCCTAACCCAGGCCAGGGGAGCGGAGCTCTGCTGTCGGACCGGCAGTAACGGAGGCTCTTTGTTTGTGTGTCCCCAGGAAACACACTGGAGAGAAGCCCTTTGAGTGTTCCAAGTGTGGtaaatgttatttcagaaaagaaaatctcctAGAGCACGAAGCCAGAAACTGCATGAACCGATCCGAGCAGGTATGCCCCTGAAGCTGCGCCGGTCTCTTAGAGGGCGGGAGGTGGCTGCCGCTGGAGCAGGCGCTGCTTTGCAGAAGCAGAATTTGAGCCTGTCCAGCTGCGGTCCAAATCACTCTCAGCTGCTGAACAAAACCTGATCCTCTTGCTACTGTGCAGCACATGTGCTGCACGTGGGTTCCCCAGAGCATCAGGAAAGTCCACTCTGGGTGAGGATGGCAGCAGCTTCTGTTCGTGGTACGCCGCTTCACCATAACCTGGTATTTTAGtggcttttgcatttttttcaagcatatgAGAATACTCTTTGCACTGGAGAAAGTCTGTGTTCCCGGAGGGCAGGTTAAGCACAAAACCGAGGCACAGTGCCGCAATGGCAACCGTGGGTCTGACTcgctgggctggctgctggctttGTGTCTGACTCAGCCTCATTCCTTCCTGGCCTGTGCAGAAGCTGATGCTTTCCCTGTCCCTTGCAGGTTTTCACGTGCTCAGTCTGCCAAGAGGTATTCAAGAGGCGGAtggagctgcggctgcacaTGGTGTCGCACACCGGGGAGATGCCCTATAAGGTCAGCAGCGCCTGCCTCTGGCATTCCTTTGAatagctgctgcagcctggcgCTGGAGGGAGCCGGAGCAGGCATGCCTTTCTAttctgggcagcctggcccTGCCGGCAGGTGCTGCACTGGGGGTTGTGTCGCTGCCTCACGGCAGTGACTTTGCTGTGTATGCGGGCCATGGCCTGTGGCTCTGCATGGGGATGGCTTTTCTCCCCAGCGCCTGCCTTTCCCCTCGTCCCTGACCTGATCACCGGGTCCCTTCCCTGTCAGCTGTCAGTCGTCtcgagcagcagcaggggcgtTCCCATCTCTGAGCTGGTACAGGCTCTCGGGACGCGCTGGAGCCAGGCAGCTTCTCCTGTGGCCCTGCTCCTTAGGTTTCTGCAGCCTTACCCGCAGATTTGTGTTCTGCACCAGAACCCATCCCGCCGCAGTCACCGCTCAGGAGGTGGCTGGAAGCTAACTCTGCTCTTGTCTCGCAGTGCTCCTCCTGTGCGCAGCAGTTCATGCAGAAGAAGGACCTGCAGAGCCACATGATAAAGTTGCATGGCGCCCCAAAGCCCCACGCGGTAAGGGGAGCAAGCTGGCACAAGGTGGAGCGAGTGGAGGCGGTGCTTCTTAATGCGTTCCTGCAGTAGGAGTACTGTAGAGATTGTGAGGGGATCACCCTGCAGTTAGGCCCAGGTTAGAGAACGGTGCCCATTGTCCTCTCTGGCTCTGCTAAGTGAGGCAGGGAGTTACAAAGTGGaaatgtttgtggtttttttttttttttttgtgggggggggggtgggtaaAGGAGCAACCCTCGTGGCTTTCTTGGCTGATAGACCCAAGTACTGACCAGTGTTTCACTTCCGGCAGGCTGTCTCGTCCCATTAGGCATCTCAGAGCTGGGGTTGCTGCAACAGCTGCAGGGAGGGCCCCAACACACAGTGGGATGTGTCGTGCACGGCACGCTTGGTGCCGTGAGGGGAGCGGGTCTGTTCTGGATGCAGAGCTGTGAGCTGCGTGTGGGCAAGCTGCCTAACCCTGAGCTCTCCTGTGGACTTGCAGTGTTCGACTTGCTCCAAGTGCTTTCTGTCTCGGACAGAGCTACGTTTGCACGAGGCGTTCAAGCACCGGGGAGAGAAGCTGTTTGTCTGCGAGGAGTGCGGACACAGAGCCTCAAGTCGCAACGGCTTGCAGATGCACATCAAGGCCAAGCACAGGTATGACACGACCCGTTCCTTCCTGTGTGCCACCACTGAACTCCTGCCCCCGAGGCCCCAgctgggtgggtgctggggagcctcCCGCAGCATCTGCAAGGTGCGTTAGTGGTGCTTGCCACCCTcctccagctttcctggagGCGGTGTGCTGCAGGTCCTGCCAGAAATTTGGTAAGGGGCCAACCTTCAGTCCTGctttcttctaaaagaaaagtCCGTACTGTCTGCACTTCCTCCAAGTGTGTGACTGTAGTAATTAATACAGGGGATGACCGAAGCTCAtcagctgtcctgctgcctggctcGTTCCTGTCCTCAGAAGGATGAGCATGCATCAGCAGCTGCTCTCCACACTTGCCCTTGGTGGTGTTCCCTGGGCTGGTTATGATGCCTGAGGAGCGGGAGGCACCAGCTCTGCGCTTCAAGAGCCTGTGCTTGCAGGAGAGAATTTGTGGGCCTCCAAAATAGTTTAGTTTGAGATGGGCTGAAGTGGGATTCAATTACAGTGCTTTGAGAGTTGCGACAGCTAGCTTCAGGGACTGAAGTCAAAGGCAGAGATAAAGGTGACCGTTCTCCAGCTGGGGCCTGCCTCGGAGGGCTCAGCTGTGTGTCCCCTGCCCGCAGGAACGAGCGCCCCTACGTTTGTGAGTTCTGCCATCACGCCTTCACGCAGAAAGCCAACCTCAACATGCACCTGCGCACGCACACCGGCGAGAAGCCCTTCCAGTGCCACCTCTGCGGCAAGACCTTCAGGACACAAGGTACCCCCTGGGCGCACAGCACTGCGTCCCTGCGGCCCCAGTCCTACCTCACAGCAGCCGCCTTGGGGTTTGCAGTGCTGAGCACCACGCTCCTGCAGGTATCTGGGACTTCTGGAagcagctgtgctgagaaaCCTCTGCTTCCCCTCCAGAACAGAGCATGCTCTTGTGCGTGTGGGATAATGCTTCAGGAAGGAGTATTGCCTGTATTTTTCTTACTCCCACAGCACAAAAAGGGGAAGACAGTGGTGAATTTTCCACAGTAATGGTTAGCTTAGACTAGCAAACTGCTGCTTATGCCCCTTTTAAGCATTCATAACTAGCCTGGCACAGAGCATACGTGGTCTCACCACAGCGTAGCCTGCGCCTGTGCCTGGATGGGGACACCCAGTGGACTGCTGACCTCCAgctctctcttcccctgctcacGGCAGCAAGCCTGGACAAGCACAACCGGACCCACACAGGGGAGCGCCCCTTTAGCTGTGAGTTCTGCGACCAGAGGTTCACGGAGAAGGGGCCCCTCCTGAGGCACATCGCCAGCCGGCACCAGGAGGGGAGGCCCCACTTCTGCCAGATCTGTGGGAAAACGTTCAAAGGTACCTCGTGCTTAGAGGTGTGCTTTGGCACGTCTGTCACGGGCTGCGCTCTTTCCGCGTCTCGAGATGGCACTGCCGTGTGgcgctgctgcagcagtgcttcACACCGCatgcctgcagctgctctgctggcacgTGCCGCTGGCAGGGCCGCCCTGAactgctgcttccttctcttcccagcGGTTGAGCAGCTGCGTGTCCACGTCCGCAGGCACAAGGGAGTGAGGAAGTTCGAGTGCACCGAGTGCGGCTACAAGTTCACGCGGCAGGTGGGACGTCCTGGTTGTAGGGACATCTGTGACACGCTGCGTGCCTGATCGGGGCACGCACGTCAGGGGTTGCTCCTCTGCAGTGACACAAGCAGATTCCCACTTTGTAAGAAGGCTTTTTTGGGAAGCGTGCGCCCCACCTGAGGGAGAGCTGTGTGCTCTTGGGGCTTtgggcagtgctggcagcacaggagggtgcgGTGGTTGAGCAAGGCCCCTCGCAGACCTGGCGGGCCCGTGGGGCGGGAGAGTTTTGCTGtgcccctttcccccccccccaagagaaGCACAGCGCCCTGTGGGTGAGCTGGCCCTCACCAGGTCGGTCCTTTCTGTTTCGCAGGCTCACTTGAGGCGCCACATGGAGATTCACGACCGCGTGGAGAACTACAACCCCCGGCAGCGAAAGCTGCGAAACCTGATCATCGAGGACGAGAAGGCGGTGGTGGTGGCCCTGCAGCcgccccaggagctggaggtgggctCAGCCGAGGTCATTGTGGAGTCCCTGTCCCACGGCTCCCTGCCTGAGGAGATCCCTGTGCAGAGACTCTGTTCAAACGAGAACTTCTCTACGGCGGATGTGATAGAGCAGTCGCtaataataacaacagcaaTTCCTGATGACTGTGAAACATAGCGCGACTGCACGCATCCTTCCTACCAAACACAGTAAAGTGTTAGGCTGGAGTGACTCTGCTACACTTGTTCTTTTCAGCCTCCAGGGCTTCAAGTCGTACAtccagcccctctccctcctcctgttTAAAGATCCTACCCCCAGGTTGCAGGGAAAGTTTCTAATGAAGTGATAATTCGGTATCAAATTAAGAAGTATGAAGCTACTCGGAACGACTACTTAAATGTACATAGATGGTATGAGATGGGATGTGATTGACAACTCCGTACGTGTAATACTGTGAATTGCTTTTTAATGAGCTCTCATTCGTGACCAGAAGGGATAGCTGGCTCACCTCCCATTTCTACAGTGCTAGCTCTTACCTTGCTCCATTAGTTCTACGTTTGAGTCTGAATGCTCATGATTAAAGTTTACCTTCCCGAAGAGTGTGTGACTGCCCCTTTCCTTAAATGTGTGCTGAAAGGACTGTGTCCTCAATTAAATTTGTGCCTTATTTCTACTTGGTTCTGTCAAGCTTCTGCTACTTATTACTGTTTCTTTACTACACTAAAGGCATGGTGTGATCTTGGATCTTCGCACCATTGAGCTAATTTAGCTGTTACTCAGCTTGAAACAGTAGGATTAGCTCAGGGAAGTGGGTGATTCTCTAAGCTCCTGTTTTTAGATGTGGGGATTTATACTTGTAAGtaataattttctgaaataacacaATCCAGAGTTGCTGTCACATTGAAAGCCATTTCCCAAGTATTCCTGCGGGGTGGCAGTGGAATATTATACTTGAAACTGAGCACACGTAAAGATTCACGTCCCACCCAGCCACCCTCagtcccctttcccttttctacTCACCAAGCAGGCAGCTCTCCCGTTTAAATGCACCTCAGGCCTAGAATGAGAAACATCTCAGCAAAAACTTGTTCTAGTAatttttctattgaaaaacATAGAGGTTTATGTAACGTTTTATTTAACTTGACTGTTGcaagtaaatttaaaaacaaattatgagaataaaaatacattatctgTAAATGTAAAATGCCTTTGTTTCAAAGGATGGTATTTAAACAGTACTCAAAGATTTGGACACAATGgattttacaaaaaataaatacaaatccaTAATTGTTTAGCTGGTTCGGGAATTTCAGGGTGGCAGGTCCAGCAGTGAGCACTACAGTATGAGATATAGTGTACGTACTAGTTATAGTTCAGCATAAATACGTCAGTCTGCAACACAAGTTCAGCCGTACAGCGCACGCAGGCAGCTCGGGGTCTTCACACTTGCGCAGGTCTCTCGAGCATCACCATGTCGCAGCCGctgctttttctccccacacACGAAGTGCTGTGCGGACAGGTGGCTTTGGTGTGCTGGCTCTGCACAGCGGGACGCGGCGATTCTCCCAGAAAGGGAGGCTGggccctgagctgctggctcccgTGTGTCCCGCTGTCCGGCTCCTCCACCCAACAGCGACCGCCACAGCACAGCCCTCGCCCAGCCCCGCTGTGCCACGAGGAGGAAAGCTCCACCAGCGACTCGTGCAACCGCACCTCCCTGCGCCTTAAGACAAAACCAGCAACGAGAGCCTGCTGCGCCCAGGGGACCCCTGCTGCTCCCGCCTCGCCATGGATCCTCTGCCGCGGGCGGCAGTTTCAAGGCACTGTCAAAGTTTCAGACTTTGAGCAAAGCCCAAGCTTCATAAACAGCTTTCTCAAGTTTCACAGCTAAGCAGCTTAGCATAAAACAGTATTCaaggcaaaacagatttttaaagctgtgaACGTGTTGATTTTAGAGAGATAGGGTTCTGATGCACTCAACGGCAAGCCAGAAGGCATGCAACCCAAGTAGACgggctttcctttttttttttttttttttcctattggtTAAAAaccaaaggcagaaaaaagagcaaatctAGCCACCGTTTCAGCCACTATTACACTACAATTTCCTGGAAGTAGTGCCCATTTTCAGATGAGCCACACTGCAAtcttaactgttttctttttcaagaaacatTCCACAAGTAAACTGCAAGCAGCTTCTCTTCAGCTGAAGGTATATCGAGGAAATACAATTCACGCTACCTAGGTCACTTGAGCAAGTACAAAGGCAAATCTTACAcgtgccacacacacacacacaaagaaaacccTAAAATAACTAACTTTCAATCCACAACACTCTTGCTAACTCCTACACCTTCGCCAAATGACCTCAGCAGCATTTTCCAATTACTCAGATTCCAAGAGCTTCTGCAAAGTGAAGATGAGACAGGCACGAGAACTCTCCGAGGGTTCAGCAGGTTGCCTCACACCAGCTAATGCATTTCTGCACCGTGGTGTCTAAACACCACCAGCTTTTCTTCTACAAGTCTGTGGCAAATCTTCTAGGGAAGTTGTGCTTACCTTTCCaggcaatcttttttttctttcttctaaaataGCAGAATTCCAACCTAGCTTTTTTACAGCAGTGAAGGAATAAGAACTTGCCCTCGATGCACAGGGCCTACCTGCCCGACACAGCACGTGCTGATAGCCTGCTACAGAAGAATTGACAGTAAATTCTGTTAGTCACGAGAACTAGTCACAGAACAAGCCACACAGACATTTTCTGCTATGTTCAGCCCCAAGCTGGACAACCCCGTAGGAACAAATTCTGTCAAAATagtaaaggagaaggaaggctcCTCCCTGAGGGCCTGTGGCAAGAGCCACGAGCCCTAGAAGTCACTCCACAAGCCAGCTGAGGGGGATtcacttttccctttccctttaaaGAACAGTGCCGTTTGGGTGACCAGAAATGAAGGCACCCTAGTTGTAACAATATgattaaaagataaataaaggtgttctgagaaaaaaaaaaaagaaaagcgtTCTTCTAGgaaggacaggaaaagaaacaccTGCAGAAGTTTCAATGACgaaacttaaaaacaacaaaatacacgAAGAACTCAATTCAGACAACAGGACAGGCGAAGCTTCGTAACCCAGACTCTCTAAGACCCCTGCTATACTGACACGTTGTTTCCGAGGGCATGAATAGGAGCCAAGGGCTATGGTGACATGACAGGAAGGGCTACGCTCTCACAGTAACCTCTCATTCAGGAAGGTCTCTTCCCCTCTAACCGCACCGAGGCAGATGTGCGAGAGGCCTGTCCCCTCTGAAGCACGCAGCAGGGGGGCAGGGTGCAGGCCACAGTCCTGCCGGACAGACCCCTCCCACCGCAGGAGGCTCAGGCCATTGGGGGGTCGGTCCTGCCCATTTCCTTCtgtccctttttttctctccataggaagaaactgaagaaaggaaTTTGGTGACAAACAAAGCGTTACAGGGTGAAGGAGCTCAAAGTGAAAGGCATCTGACCAAAAGCTGTAAGTCGTGATGCTGCAGTGATGTTTAACACAATCGTTTTCTTCAGAGTTTGCCTCTCAGATCTTCCCTGTGAGTAGTGCTGCGCCTTCTGCCTCCGCAGAGAAGGACTGAGGACCGCTGCGCCCGGAGGCCTCGTGTTCTGCCAGCTAGGATTCTACAACAGCATTTCAAACATTCAGAATTTTTACTCCCTCTACTGATCAGTATATGTGTTTGTTTCCAAGCACCAATTtgcctctgttttctctcaaagcgACACTGGTTCTGGATAATGAACTCACATCGAGCCAGGGACAGCGTGCTGCCCTGCTAACGAAGCTCGTTAAGGTTCTGGTTGTGAAGGTTCTGGCGCTGCCTGTTCAAGTTGATGGTGTTGTCCAGCGTGATGCTGTCATCCTCCTGCGTGGTTTCCGGCATGAACTGTCGGAATATGCTGACGCTGCCGTGCCAGAAGATGGGCTCAGGGAGTCGGCCCACCACGCTCCACGTTCGCGTTTCGGGGTCGTAAGCTTCCAGGACGTCTGAGAGTTCAAACGTGTTATCATAGCCACCAGAGACGTAGAGCTTCCCGCCTAGCACGGCCACGCTCCCCCCAACGTGAACCTACGATTGAAGAATGAATATGCACCACAATTAGGAAGGGGGATCGTGCCCAAGGAGGCAGATGTCTTCCTACTGTAAAGTTAGAGGGGGCACGGCGCTcaccagctgctgccttccccccACGTTAGCACAGCCATGCGATGCTGAACCGGCACCGACACTCAACGCGAACTTCTCCGTCCAGGTAACCGTATGTTTAAATGTACTCTGTGTTCAGTGGGTTACAATCTAACCAGAATCCTGCTTCCCAAAAGTAAATTAAGCCATTTTTTAACACTGAAAAGCATCCAGTAGGTTGGTGAGCATCCTACCTGAAGCATGGCAGGGATTTTATCCCATTCATTCTTCACTGGATTGTAAACATCCACTTCAGCTGAGTCATCTCTGCAGAAGATAACACAAAATTACTCTTCTGTGTTCTCAAAACCTTCTCCTTGCGAAGCCCTGAGTTCAGCAGCCCTTGTACAAAGGCTCTGGTCTCAATGCAAAGCCCAGCCTCCAGTATGGGCTTCTTAGGTACCAGCAGTGATGCTCAACCCCAGGGAACGCCCAGACCTTTGTGCTGCACCTCTGTACATGCAACACGCAATCCCAGGCACCACACCTGTGCCTCCTATTAACGCGTGGGGGCTCCTCTAACGCTCAGTGCTAGTGACCTACACCCAAAGAGCCTCAGTGCCACTTCTGCGCTTCTCCGCAGGCAGAGCCACACTTCATACGCTTTCTGGTATACACTGAGTTTTAGGAGACTACCTAAGAGGTACAGCAGACAATTTGGAGACAATCCTGAGGGCTTTCCCAAACTTAGTCTGGTTTTGGGTTTGCATCTATGGTAGATGTGTTCACAGACCGACTTTTTGCCAGCCTGTGTTTTATAGGCTTTGGCGCCAAGTGCTTAAGAGTCTGGAAGAAAAACCAGTGCTGTTCTGGAGACTTAAACCTCTATGCAGTTAAAAGTAACGGGATCCCTACTgcttgagggtttttttttttttgccaacaCCAAATTTAGACAGGCCAGAGAACTGTAACAGAAGAGCTAACGGGGCTGCATAATCCCCCAGGGCTTCTTTTACCCGCTCACCACTGCAAGATTCAAGCACGACAGCAACAGGTGAGGGATGTTTGTAACACAGAAACGCACATTGCTGACACAAGAATGCAAAGAGGACAAGGTCAGGGTGGCCAGAGAAGTGCTGTCAGTCAGTCCAAGACGGTCCTGCTGCAGATGGATTTGAAAGGCCACGAAGCagaaaattccattttattctTCAACCGCTGATCAATCTGAACGTCCATTGCCATTGATTTCGCCTCTGAAATTACGCTCTTTCAATTTAACGCACCTAAATGGTGACCCAGGGAGTTTCCTCATTAGCCCCCGCAGATGCTTGAACGATCAGAAATCCTGAAGCTTCAGTCGCCCTGACAGTATTTGCTGGAAACAAGTAACTCAAACTATTGTCTGCACACAAGTGCCTGGAACCAAGCCATTCAGCTGAGTGAGAACAAACCTGAGCAGAACAAACAAAGGGTCTTTGGTAGAACTTGCTGCTTTATGCAAGATCAAGGGGGgactgaaaaaagcagaaaagcgTCTGGAGGCCATCACAGAAGTCAACGTTTGCTCAAAGTCAACACAACAGGATGAAATGCTTCGGCACTAGCATGccttttagtttatttttaatgaagtggATAACCGATGGGTTTGCTCCACTAGAATGGCTTCAGATGGGTAATTAAGTCCCAGGTTTGGGCAGGCGTTTAAAAATAGTGACCAATCATTTCACCTTCAGTCCTCCTATCTTTGCTGAGACAGAGGATGCACTCTGCTGTGCTACAGTTTAACGTTTTCTTGGCGCTTACTCACTTATTTATAGCAACGAGGGGGACTGAGCTAGAAGCCAAGAAAACTGAGAAGTCTATTCCAAGCACAACCGCCGACATCAGCCAGATTTGTAACTCTATTTCCCAACACTTGGGTTtaaattcagatatttttacAGGACTTCAAGCACAGACCTTTGAGGTTCAGCTATAGCAGAACTAAAATAAGGAAGCGTGGCAGTTTGCGGAGCAGGGGAAGCACCGCCTTGCTTTCTTGACTCAGTAATCTCATATGACCACTTGTAAAATCCAGACACTTTCCCCGGGAAAACCCCTGTTTACCCAGTGCGGAAGCAGGGTGGGACGGAAGGGACGCGATCGCTGCCGCTGCTCACCTTATGAAGTACATGAGCCCGTTGAGAGTCACCGTCTTGGGCGCGAAGGACCACGGAGGCAGGTGGCCGCAGTTGACAAGGGACCAGAGGTCGCTGTCGGGGTCGTAGCACTGCATAACCATGGACTCCTTGCCAGAGAGAGAGCCGATGGCGAACAGCTTGCCGCGGCACGAGGTGGTGGAGCAGTTGTCCATGGGGTACAGCATGGGCTGCAGAGCCTCCCAGCTATCCACCGAGTGGTCGTAGCGCTCCGTGCTGTCGGAGGCGATGACGTACAGCAGCCCGTCCAGCACCGTGGAGCTGTGGTACTCTCTGGCTTTCAGCATCGGGGACACCTCCGTCCACTCGTTCACACTGGAGTTGTATCTCCAGACGCAGTCGTACAGCCTTGACCCATCCGAcccccctgcagcacagcacacaaCATTTCAGGAGTCGTTTCCCAAAACATATTCCTTGGAGGGGAGCCACTACAAGGCGGTGGAAGAGAGGGCTCGACTCGGGACCGAGTTCTTTTTATGCCCTCCAGCTACACCTGTTTAATACCCACATGCGCTTTTCTGCTTCCCAGAGCCACACGGTACgaaaacatttctgtacttAGGGGACCACAGTAGTTTGCACCGAGAGGACTTTAACAAACTTTTGTACTATTTCTTTCCCAGCAAGCCAAGAATTTCTCTCGAGTATTCAGCAATGACTCAAAACACGCATCCTCCCTTGTTCCGaataatcattttctttcccGTTTTGCAATCCCTGCTCCGCTGTTCTCCAGAAGCTACTGTGACATAGCAGAGATTCACATTCACCAGCGCCCAGCTGCCAAGGCGCTGCTCCCGTTAGCAGCATGGAAGTCTTCCAGCCTTCCTGACCGGCTGAGCAACGACACTGACACTACACAGAAccacctccaccagcagccACCTCACCGAAGCACGGGGCTCTCAGCAGACAGCACCCCCGGAGCTGCCTGTAACTGCTCTGGAAGGTTACCATGGGACATACAGGCGCTAACACAAACTAACTGCACGTTAGTCTTTCCTTTTCACAGCTCTGCCTTAAAATCTGACCTCGTTCCCTGCTAACAGCTAGAGAACGAACAGTTTTCTGCTGACCTCCGTCTGACCTGCGCTTCAAATCTTCAATAGCACAACGTGCAGTCAGCGCAGGTTGTTGTGCAGCACCTGAGCTCCCAGGTGTGTGTTCTACATCATTGCGACCACCACAGGACTGCCACTGGCTAAGGGATATAGTTCAAAGAAAGTCTCTCTACATGCAGATTAACAACCAATTTACACTCCTGTGTCACCTCTAAGGAAGTAATTACAGCCCCAGCGGACCGTCAGGAGGACGCATGCAGGGGGAGACACCGTGACGCATACACCCTGCCTGCCACTCCTCAGTGCCTCacagctgcactgcagcccGACGCACCCGGGGCTTTCTGACGTGACGCTGCCTCAAGCACGTGCTTGGCTTGTGATTCACAGGCTCTGAACCCAAACACTTGCTTGGCAGCCAGAAATTCAAAACCCCTCTCATGTCACTCCTATCGTCCAGAGCAAGCAGTTAGAAAGTTTC
This window harbors:
- the ZBTB48 gene encoding telomere zinc finger-associated protein isoform X2; the protein is MAGAAAAHSVRVLRELNRQRAAGQFCDATLGVGGRQFRAHWPVLASCSRFFRGVGGGGGCGAGPVPLPEGLADTFQLLLDFFYTGRLALTAHNRARLLAAAEQLGVPDAVALCRAFRPAADRHRPRRAPGAAPRRADGAAAAPPEPGGEAVREGTAGSGAAAGGAVTAGVAPQASPPPPAAAGGGQGHGGGEALPGRRAPRGKKKPPAGAAEAGVAEAGLAGSRKGTAAPAECPTCHKTFLSKYYLKVHNRKHTGEKPFECSKCGKCYFRKENLLEHEARNCMNRSEQVFTCSVCQEVFKRRMELRLHMVSHTGEMPYKCSSCAQQFMQKKDLQSHMIKLHGAPKPHACSTCSKCFLSRTELRLHEAFKHRGEKLFVCEECGHRASSRNGLQMHIKAKHRNERPYVCEFCHHAFTQKANLNMHLRTHTGEKPFQCHLCGKTFRTQASLDKHNRTHTGERPFSCEFCDQRFTEKGPLLRHIASRHQEGRPHFCQICGKTFKAVEQLRVHVRRHKGVRKFECTECGYKFTRQAHLRRHMEIHDRVENYNPRQRKLRNLIIEDEKAVVVALQPPQELEVGSAEVIVESLSHGSLPEEIPVQRLCSNENFSTADVIEQSLIITTAIPDDCET
- the ZBTB48 gene encoding telomere zinc finger-associated protein isoform X1 yields the protein MAGAAAAHSVRVLRELNRQRAAGQFCDATLGVGGRQFRAHWPVLASCSRFFRGVGGGGGCGAGPVPLPEGLADTFQLLLDFFYTGRLALTAHNRARLLAAAEQLGVPDAVALCRAFRPAADRHRPRRAPGAAPRRADGAAAAPPEPGGEAVREGTAGSGAAAGGAVTAGVAPQASPPPPAAAGGGQGHGGGEALPGRRAPRGKKKPPAGAAEAGVAEAGLAGSRKGTAAPAECPTCHKTFLSKYYLKVHNRKHTGEKPFECSKCGKCYFRKENLLEHEARNCMNRSEQVFTCSVCQEVFKRRMELRLHMVSHTGEMPYKCSSCAQQFMQKKDLQSHMIKLHGAPKPHASYVCTRRSSTGERSCLSARSADTEPQVATACRCTSRPSTGTSAPTFVSSAITPSRRKPTSTCTCARTPARSPSSATSAARPSGHKRSLRLCLDGDTQWTADLQLSLPLLTAASLDKHNRTHTGERPFSCEFCDQRFTEKGPLLRHIASRHQEGRPHFCQICGKTFKAVEQLRVHVRRHKGVRKFECTECGYKFTRQAHLRRHMEIHDRVENYNPRQRKLRNLIIEDEKAVVVALQPPQELEVGSAEVIVESLSHGSLPEEIPVQRLCSNENFSTADVIEQSLIITTAIPDDCET